The Candidatus Binatia bacterium sequence GGCCCGATCCGCTGTCCGACGCCTTTTCCGTTTCGCAGCTCGTGGCGCTAGCGCGTGGCCGTAAGCGTCCGGTGAAGAATCTGCTGATGGATCAGCGCGCGCTCGGAGGGATCGGGAACATCTACGCTAACGAGATCCTCTTTCGCGCCTACATTCGACCCGGCCGCCAGGCCAGGCGGCTCTCACTTCGCGACCTCACGGCATTGTTGAGGGCAACGCGCACGGTGTTGCATGCCGCCATTCGCCATGGCGGCAGCTCGATTTCTGATTACCGTGACGGCCAGGGCAGGGCAGGCTACTTTCAGCTGCGCCTCCGCGTCTACGATCGGGCTGGCAAGCCGTGTCCGCGGTGTCGAACGCCCATCCGCCGCACGGTCCATGCCGGTCGCAGCAGCTTCTACTGCCCGCAGTGCCAAACGTAGGGGCGCAGCATGCTGCGCCCGGCTCAAGCGCAGCATGCTGCGTCCCTACCGCACCACGAGAACGGGGCAGTGGGCGTGGCGGATGACCCGCTCGGCGGTACTACCCAGGATCAAGTGTCTCAACCCGGTGCGTCCGTGCGTCGAGATCACGATGAGGTCTGCCTGCTGCTCCCGCGCGGTGCGAATGATCTCCTCCGCAGGCATCCCGTGTGCCACCACCACTTGGTGCGGCACCGCAGCCAAGGGGCCGTTCTTCGGTGTGCGGTCCAGGATCGCCTCACGCGCATCGTTTTCGGCGCGGATTCGGAGCTCGGGTGTGAGCAGGTCTGTCGGGTAATAGTGGGCGTAGAGGGGGTTGGGGGCGACGATGACTTCGAGGACATGCAACAGCAGCACTTCCGCGCCGTGATCCGCGGCCATGCGAAAGGCGTGGCTGATGGCGTGATCCCCGGCTTCGGAGAAGTCCGTGGTCACAAGAATACGTTTGAAATTCTCTTCCATGATCTGCTCCTGATTCCTCAGCGCGTGCTTTGTCAGCCTGTCATGTTTACCCCGGTGCAGACCGCCACACTTGGTGACTATCGTAGCACCCTCCTGAGAAGCGAGGAACACACCTGTGCCCGTCAGATCTTCCATCAGTTCCCTGCCGCGAACACCGTCAGGCTTTCCTTTTCGCCTGGGCTCCCGACCTGGTAGGTTCCGCCGGTGCAACCCGTAACGGATGTCAGGGAAATTCCGCGCCCCGAATACCCGCGCCCACTTTCACCTGACCAAGAGCCTCGACGGAACCCGCCTCGTGATCGCCAACGATGGCTGGCAGTATTTTCTAGGTGACGTCTGGGGCATCCACAGCTATGTAGCGGACGGTATCACGCTGTCGCAGCATTTGAGCGCTGTGCTCGCGGAGCCGACGACGGAAGTCGCTCCGGGCCGGCAAGCAGCCTTGCCGGGTGTGAACGTTGTGGATGTGCCCGTCATGCTCACCGAGTGTGGCGGACTGGCGCTGCGTGACAACGAGCGGTCCGTGGCCGGCCAGCCGATCGTCCCGCTGAGCATGGTCGTGGAGCTCCACAGCGCCGTGGCCGACCGTCTGGATGACGGCCAGGAGATCGCGTTGGCCAACGAGAACGCGCGTTGGACGCTGTCGAATATTTTGCACGGCGAACAGGTGGCCCTCAGTCTCTCCACCAGCCTCTGCGAGATGTTCATCGATCCGGGCGCACAGGAGTATGCCCCCAATCAGGCCCGTGAAGAAGCTGAGCGCGTAGGCTTCTACCGCGCCCGTTGCGACCTACGCTACACTTACGCGAGGGAGTGTCCGCCGTCTACGTACAGGGTCGTGCCGGTGATGTAGCTGGTGGCCTCCGAGGCGAGAAACACGGCCGCACCTTCAATCTCGGTGGTCCCGCCGAGGCGCCCGATCGGGAGGTTGGCGATGAGCTTGCGGCCCGCTTCGGTGGTGAAAAACTCTTCATTCATTGGCGTGAGGAAATACCCGGGG is a genomic window containing:
- the mutM gene encoding bifunctional DNA-formamidopyrimidine glycosylase/DNA-(apurinic or apyrimidinic site) lyase, which gives rise to MHASSPLHMPELPEVETIRRSLRPLIGQRIKAVEVVEPRLRRRIADDFGRQLINQTIEAIERRGKYLLLHLSGGACLLAHLGMTGALLLQPLGTPRQPHDHVRFQLSAGLQLSYNDPRRFGLLQVGREDEFAELAHIGPDPLSDAFSVSQLVALARGRKRPVKNLLMDQRALGGIGNIYANEILFRAYIRPGRQARRLSLRDLTALLRATRTVLHAAIRHGGSSISDYRDGQGRAGYFQLRLRVYDRAGKPCPRCRTPIRRTVHAGRSSFYCPQCQT
- a CDS encoding universal stress protein; its protein translation is MEENFKRILVTTDFSEAGDHAISHAFRMAADHGAEVLLLHVLEVIVAPNPLYAHYYPTDLLTPELRIRAENDAREAILDRTPKNGPLAAVPHQVVVAHGMPAEEIIRTAREQQADLIVISTHGRTGLRHLILGSTAERVIRHAHCPVLVVR